One Arvicanthis niloticus isolate mArvNil1 chromosome 13, mArvNil1.pat.X, whole genome shotgun sequence genomic window carries:
- the LOC117719324 gene encoding keratin, type II microfibrillar, component 7C-like produces MCEEMKATVQECVQTPRHSKEALNRLNQAIQQLKMEAADPESQSCELQKSKDLEAMQDVASGNAKGKLAWLEAALQRAKQDMARQLREYQELMIVKLGLDFEIATYRRLLEGEERRLGLGVGAGSMAPGSDVTGGPGLTSPPIRAPGVSSRGLDMSAPGGGCALCSSAGCVGGFGCLGSREC; encoded by the exons ATG TGTGAGGAGATGAAGGCCACTGTGCAGGAATGTGTGCAGACCCCTAGGCACAGCAAGGAGGCCCTGAACAGGCTCAACCAGGCTATCCAGCAGCTGAAGATGGAGGCCGCTGATCCTGAGAGTCAG TCTTGTGAACTACAGAAAAGCAAAGACTTGGAGGCCATGCAGGATGTGGCCTCAGGCAACGCTAAGGGGAAACTGGCCTGGCTGGAGGCTGCCTTGCAACGAGCCAAGCAGGACATGGCCCGGCAGCTCCGTGAGTACCAGGAGCTCATGATCGTCAAACTGGGCCTGGACTTTGAGATCGCCACCTACCGCAGGCTGCTGGAGGGTGAGGAGCGGAG GCTTGGTCTGGGAGTAGGGGCAGGGAGCATGG CTCCCGGCAGTGACGTCACTGGAGGTCCTGGTCTGACCTCCCCTCCTATAAGGGCACCCGGAGTCAGTTCCCGTGGCCTGGACATGAGCGCCCCTGGTGGTGGCTGTGCTCTCTGCAGCTCCGCGGGCTGTGTTGGAGGCTTTGGCTGCCTTGGCTCCCGAGAATGTTGA